A portion of the Cyanobium sp. PCC 7001 genome contains these proteins:
- the malQ gene encoding 4-alpha-glucanotransferase produces MSPLHPPARRRCGVLLHPTALPGPGPCGTFGAAARDWIDLLARHRIGLWQLLPLAPTDSTGSPYSSPSGSALNPWLLDGDLLEQEGFLSSEDLQALPDPAATERVDLALMPQRAAALAAALARRWPEQSAESQAAFAAWAHRQRSWLPDHCRFMVLREQQGGRPWWEWPKPLAQRHRDSLRRLDRDLAGPLLEQALVQWQLQRQWQALRSQAHRCDVDLVGDLPFYVAHDSTDVWCHPELFSLRRDGSLTEQSGVPPDYFSETGQLWGTPVYRWSRHWRSGFRWWLSRLGRQLELFDRLRLDHFRALQAYWSVPGGDATAQNGCWQPSPGRLLLSLLWLRCRLKGQLREGRLPLIAEDLGVITPPVEALRDRFALPGMKILQFAFNGDDDNPYLPANINGPHWVVYTGTHDNATTTGWWGDLGDEERRRVEQVLGVTVTAPAWQLLEAALASEAELAVAPLQDLLELDDRARFNTPGTSSGNWTWRLTDPIASLDGPLKGLGEMAGRHQRG; encoded by the coding sequence GTGAGTCCACTCCATCCGCCCGCCCGGCGTCGCTGCGGCGTGCTGCTCCATCCCACGGCCCTTCCCGGTCCCGGCCCGTGCGGCACCTTCGGCGCGGCCGCGCGGGACTGGATCGATCTGCTGGCCCGGCACCGCATCGGCCTCTGGCAGCTGCTGCCCCTGGCGCCCACCGACAGCACCGGCTCCCCCTACAGCTCCCCCAGTGGATCGGCCCTCAACCCCTGGCTGCTGGACGGGGACCTGCTGGAGCAGGAGGGATTCCTCAGCAGCGAGGACCTGCAGGCCCTGCCCGACCCCGCCGCCACCGAACGGGTGGACCTGGCGCTGATGCCCCAGCGTGCCGCCGCCCTGGCGGCGGCACTGGCCCGCCGCTGGCCGGAGCAGTCCGCCGAGAGTCAGGCCGCCTTCGCGGCCTGGGCGCACCGCCAGCGCTCCTGGCTGCCCGACCACTGCCGCTTCATGGTGCTGCGGGAGCAGCAGGGCGGCAGGCCCTGGTGGGAATGGCCCAAGCCCCTGGCCCAGCGGCATCGCGACAGCCTGCGGCGGCTGGATCGCGACCTGGCGGGACCGCTGCTCGAGCAGGCGCTGGTGCAGTGGCAGCTGCAGCGTCAGTGGCAGGCCCTGCGCTCCCAGGCCCACCGCTGCGACGTCGATCTGGTGGGCGACCTGCCCTTCTACGTGGCCCACGACAGCACCGATGTGTGGTGCCATCCCGAGCTCTTCTCCCTGCGCCGAGACGGCTCCCTGACGGAGCAGAGCGGCGTTCCCCCCGATTACTTCTCCGAGACCGGCCAGCTCTGGGGCACGCCGGTGTACCGCTGGTCCCGCCACTGGCGCAGCGGCTTCCGCTGGTGGCTGTCCCGCCTGGGCCGTCAGTTAGAGCTCTTCGACCGGCTGCGGCTCGACCACTTCCGGGCGTTGCAGGCCTACTGGAGCGTGCCCGGTGGTGACGCCACCGCCCAGAACGGCTGCTGGCAGCCATCCCCCGGGCGGTTGCTGCTGAGCCTGCTCTGGCTCCGTTGCCGCCTCAAGGGCCAGCTGCGAGAAGGGCGCCTGCCCCTGATCGCCGAGGACCTCGGCGTGATCACCCCCCCGGTGGAGGCCCTGCGCGATCGCTTCGCCCTGCCCGGGATGAAGATCCTCCAGTTCGCCTTCAACGGCGATGACGACAACCCCTACCTGCCGGCCAACATCAACGGCCCCCACTGGGTGGTGTACACCGGCACCCACGACAACGCCACCACCACCGGCTGGTGGGGAGATCTGGGCGATGAGGAGCGGCGGCGGGTGGAACAGGTGCTCGGGGTCACGGTGACCGCGCCCGCCTGGCAGCTGCTGGAGGCCGCCCTGGCCAGCGAGGCCGAACTGGCCGTGGCACCGCTGCAGGACCTGCTGGAACTGGATGACCGGGCCCGTTTCAACACGCCAGGCACCAGCTCAGGCAACTGGACCTGGCGCCTAACCGACCCGATCGCCAGCCTGGACGGTCCGCTCAAGGGGCTGGGCGAGATGGCCGGCCGCCATCAGCGCGGCTGA
- a CDS encoding Coenzyme F420 hydrogenase/dehydrogenase, beta subunit C-terminal domain: MYPAKDLCSQCGLCDSRWVAYVRQSCAFLHQRFEAMEAAAHGRSRDLDNEDELYFGVHQRMVTARLARPLEGAQWTGIVSRIGVRALETGLVDAVLCVGQSEHDRFTPVPRLARTPEEVLSARVNKPTLSPNLEVLEQLPGSGIRRLLAIGVGCQIQALRAVQPTLPLDALYVLGLPCVDNVSRAGLQTFLESTVSSPETVVHYEFMQDFRIHFRHSDGRTETVPFFGLDTPKLKDVFAPSCLSCFDYTNAGADLVVGYMGAEFGRQWITVRNPLGQQLLDLVEPELDVAPVTSRGDRRAAVQQGIEAYDKAVKLPRWLAELIGVFVQRFGPKGLEYGRFSIDSHFTRNALWVRRHHPEKAEAHIPAFARRIVSRYRLPSA; this comes from the coding sequence GTGTACCCCGCCAAGGACCTCTGCAGCCAGTGCGGCCTCTGCGACAGCCGCTGGGTGGCCTACGTGAGGCAGAGCTGCGCCTTCCTGCATCAGCGCTTCGAGGCGATGGAGGCGGCCGCCCACGGCCGCAGCCGTGACCTCGACAACGAGGACGAGCTCTACTTCGGCGTGCACCAGCGGATGGTCACCGCCCGCCTGGCGCGGCCGCTCGAGGGTGCCCAGTGGACCGGCATCGTGAGCCGCATCGGCGTGCGGGCCCTCGAGACGGGCCTGGTGGATGCGGTGCTCTGCGTGGGGCAGAGCGAGCACGACCGATTCACCCCCGTGCCCCGGCTGGCGCGCACGCCGGAGGAGGTGCTCAGCGCCCGGGTGAACAAGCCCACCCTCTCCCCCAACCTCGAGGTGCTGGAGCAGCTGCCGGGCAGCGGCATCCGCCGGCTGCTGGCGATCGGCGTGGGCTGCCAGATCCAGGCCCTGCGGGCGGTGCAGCCCACCCTCCCCCTCGATGCCCTCTACGTGCTCGGCCTCCCCTGCGTGGACAACGTCTCCCGGGCCGGCCTGCAGACCTTCCTGGAGAGCACGGTGAGCTCACCGGAGACCGTGGTGCACTACGAGTTCATGCAGGACTTCCGCATCCACTTCCGCCACAGCGATGGGCGTACCGAGACGGTGCCCTTCTTCGGCCTGGACACGCCGAAGCTCAAGGATGTGTTCGCGCCCAGCTGCCTCAGCTGCTTCGACTACACCAACGCCGGTGCCGACCTGGTGGTGGGCTACATGGGAGCCGAGTTCGGCCGGCAGTGGATCACCGTGCGCAATCCCCTCGGTCAGCAGCTGCTCGATCTGGTGGAGCCGGAGCTGGACGTGGCGCCCGTCACCAGCCGCGGCGACCGCCGCGCCGCCGTGCAGCAGGGCATCGAGGCCTACGACAAGGCCGTGAAGCTGCCCCGCTGGCTGGCGGAGCTGATCGGTGTGTTCGTGCAGCGTTTCGGTCCGAAGGGGCTGGAATACGGCCGCTTCTCGATCGACTCCCACTTCACCCGCAACGCCCTCTGGGTGCGGCGTCACCACCCTGAGAAGGCCGAGGCCCACATCCCGGCCTTCGCCCGCAGGATCGTGAGCCGTTACCGGCTGCCCTCGGCGTGA
- a CDS encoding LCP family protein gives MPPRPATPSPRSSAAPGGTAAPARRSRSRSSNARVLLRLALVAAGMVGGLSLLGLIWPKPDPGLENQGDRSVSDLAKPPNRPITVLVIGVDADQLGQATNKAAPPGPANADALLLLRVNPGGPLQVLALPPSLAVKLPGRPGLQSLGSLYRTGGAALTADAARELVGLPRQEPHRYLVLSRGALRSLVDELGSLEVNPNATMKYRDKRQGLTIDIQSGLQRLKGTQVEHLLRYRSPDSPLQSRLSSQEAVIRSLLNELSQSSRVEMLPPLVQKLRGQVQSNLTPTEVLSLMAAVLKPDQAVAFAVVPLEPPRDAPAGADLRELAKSAPRPLWPEPSGPAAPAGS, from the coding sequence ATGCCCCCCCGCCCTGCGACTCCCTCTCCCCGCAGCTCCGCCGCCCCAGGCGGCACGGCCGCTCCGGCGCGGCGGAGCCGGAGCAGGAGCTCCAACGCCAGGGTGCTGCTGAGGCTGGCTCTGGTGGCGGCCGGGATGGTGGGCGGGCTCAGCCTGCTGGGCCTGATCTGGCCCAAGCCCGACCCCGGCCTGGAGAACCAGGGCGACAGGAGCGTGAGTGATCTGGCCAAGCCCCCGAACCGGCCCATCACCGTGCTGGTGATCGGGGTGGATGCGGATCAGCTCGGCCAGGCCACCAACAAGGCGGCACCGCCCGGGCCGGCCAACGCCGATGCCCTGCTGCTGCTGCGGGTCAATCCGGGCGGGCCCCTGCAGGTGCTGGCCCTGCCTCCGAGCCTGGCGGTGAAGCTGCCGGGCAGACCGGGGCTGCAGTCGCTCGGCAGCCTCTACCGCACCGGGGGCGCTGCCCTCACGGCCGATGCGGCCCGGGAGCTGGTGGGCCTGCCGCGCCAGGAGCCCCATCGCTATCTGGTGCTGAGCCGGGGCGCGCTGCGCTCCCTGGTGGACGAACTGGGCTCGCTGGAGGTGAATCCCAACGCCACGATGAAATACCGCGACAAGCGGCAGGGCCTCACGATCGACATCCAGAGCGGCCTGCAGCGGCTCAAGGGCACCCAGGTGGAGCACCTGCTGCGCTACCGCAGCCCCGACAGCCCCCTGCAGAGCCGGCTGAGCAGCCAGGAGGCGGTGATCCGCAGCCTGCTCAATGAGCTCAGCCAGAGCAGCCGGGTGGAGATGCTCCCTCCGCTGGTGCAGAAGCTGCGGGGCCAGGTGCAGAGCAACCTCACCCCCACCGAGGTGCTGAGCCTGATGGCCGCCGTGCTCAAGCCCGACCAGGCCGTGGCCTTCGCGGTGGTGCCGCTGGAACCCCCCCGGGACGCTCCGGCCGGCGCCGACCTGCGGGAGCTGGCCAAATCCGCCCCCAGGCCGCTGTGGCCCGAGCCCTCCGGCCCGGCGGCGCCGGCGGGCTCCTAG
- a CDS encoding ribose-phosphate pyrophosphokinase, with protein MTSFLTADRLAQERAASETPHDTRRLRLFSGTSNQELSREIGAYLGVPDGPRVIKRFADGETYIQIQESIRGCDVFLVQPTCAPVNDHLMELLIMVDACKRASARQVTAVIPYYGYARADRKTAGRESITAKLVANLLTMSGVDRVLAMDLHSSQIQGYFDIPCDHIYGSPVLVDYLQTRNLGEVVVVSPDVGGVARARAFAKQMHDAPLAIIDKRRAAHNVAESLTVIGDVAGKTAILIDDMIDTGGTICQGARLLRRSGAARVLCCATHAVFSPPATERLSEPGLFEEVVVTNSIPLAEERRFPQLRVLSVANMLGEAIWRIHEESSVSSMFR; from the coding sequence GTGACCAGTTTCCTCACCGCTGATCGGCTGGCTCAGGAGCGCGCAGCGTCGGAAACGCCCCACGACACCCGCCGGCTGAGGCTGTTCAGCGGCACCTCCAACCAGGAGCTGTCCCGGGAGATCGGCGCCTATCTGGGCGTGCCGGACGGCCCCCGGGTGATCAAGCGCTTTGCCGACGGAGAAACCTACATCCAGATCCAGGAATCCATCCGCGGCTGTGATGTGTTCCTGGTGCAGCCCACCTGCGCGCCGGTGAACGACCACCTGATGGAGCTGCTGATCATGGTGGATGCCTGCAAACGGGCCTCGGCCCGGCAGGTCACCGCCGTGATCCCCTACTACGGCTATGCCAGGGCCGACCGCAAGACCGCCGGGCGCGAATCGATCACCGCCAAGCTGGTGGCCAACCTGCTCACCATGAGCGGGGTGGACCGGGTGCTGGCCATGGACCTGCACTCCTCCCAGATCCAGGGCTACTTCGACATCCCCTGCGACCACATCTACGGATCGCCCGTGCTGGTGGACTATCTCCAGACCCGGAACCTGGGCGAGGTGGTGGTGGTGTCACCGGATGTGGGCGGTGTGGCCCGGGCCCGGGCCTTCGCCAAGCAGATGCACGATGCCCCCCTGGCGATCATCGACAAGCGCCGCGCGGCCCACAACGTGGCCGAGAGCCTCACGGTGATCGGCGATGTGGCCGGCAAGACCGCCATCCTGATCGACGACATGATCGACACCGGCGGCACCATCTGCCAGGGCGCCCGGCTGCTGCGCCGCAGCGGGGCCGCCCGGGTGCTCTGCTGCGCCACCCACGCCGTGTTCTCGCCGCCGGCCACCGAGCGGCTCTCCGAGCCCGGCCTGTTCGAGGAGGTGGTGGTGACCAACAGCATCCCGCTGGCCGAGGAGCGCCGCTTCCCCCAGCTGCGGGTGCTATCGGTAGCCAACATGCTGGGGGAGGCGATTTGGCGGATCCACGAGGAAAGCTCCGTGAGCTCGATGTTCCGCTGA
- a CDS encoding glycoside hydrolase family 10 protein, translating to MADPRGKLRELDVPLTRPLTGPLTAPLQGALTAKRRNGGGPASANLPPLKRFSRLKALLPLSLNLLLVAAVSLPGLAAARPRTPQPRRIGVWLTNSPSPLYYDPRRIETAVAELAESGFTTLYPNVWSRGTTFHRSRHAPMEAALIKADPNLDPICRLTRSAQRRGLEVIPWFEYGLMEPGSAAVVREKPEWVLQRRDGSTAYPMHGTTMAWLNPAHPEVRARFIGLVEEVVKRCDVDGIQLDDHFAWPVELGYDPYTRALYRAETGREPPANHTDRYWMKWRRQKLTSLLRELRQRLRQLDAERNRRIGPGGTRRPERVISLSPGPFRFAYNHWLQDWELWSVGELVDDLIVQNYAYSVKGFAKDLDQPALVKAKEWGMPVEIGILAGFGGRTPAMATIREKVKLATSRGHGVIYFYWEGLWGEHAGPEGAAARKAAFRRLHQEVNGRRR from the coding sequence TTGGCGGATCCACGAGGAAAGCTCCGTGAGCTCGATGTTCCGCTGACTCGTCCGCTGACTGGACCGCTGACGGCTCCGCTGCAGGGTGCTCTGACGGCCAAGCGGCGGAACGGCGGCGGGCCAGCCTCGGCCAACCTGCCGCCCCTGAAGCGCTTCAGCCGGCTCAAGGCCCTGCTGCCGCTGAGCCTCAACCTGCTCCTGGTGGCGGCCGTGAGCCTGCCGGGCCTGGCGGCGGCGCGTCCCCGCACCCCCCAGCCCCGCCGCATCGGCGTGTGGCTCACCAACAGTCCGAGTCCGCTGTACTACGACCCGCGGCGCATCGAAACGGCGGTGGCCGAACTGGCCGAAAGCGGCTTCACCACCCTCTACCCCAACGTGTGGAGCCGGGGCACCACGTTCCACCGCTCCCGGCATGCGCCGATGGAGGCGGCCCTGATCAAGGCCGATCCCAATCTGGATCCGATCTGCCGTCTCACCCGCAGCGCCCAGCGCCGTGGCCTGGAGGTGATCCCCTGGTTCGAGTACGGGCTGATGGAGCCGGGCAGCGCCGCCGTGGTGCGTGAAAAGCCCGAGTGGGTGCTGCAGCGCCGCGACGGCAGCACCGCCTACCCCATGCACGGCACCACGATGGCCTGGCTGAACCCCGCCCATCCGGAGGTGCGGGCTCGCTTCATCGGCTTGGTGGAGGAGGTGGTGAAGCGCTGCGACGTGGATGGCATCCAGCTGGATGACCACTTCGCCTGGCCGGTGGAGCTGGGCTACGACCCCTACACCCGCGCGCTCTACCGCGCCGAGACCGGCCGGGAACCCCCCGCCAACCACACCGATCGCTACTGGATGAAGTGGCGGCGCCAGAAGCTCACCAGCCTGCTGAGGGAACTGCGGCAGCGCCTGCGGCAGCTCGATGCGGAGCGCAACCGGCGCATCGGCCCCGGGGGCACGCGGCGGCCGGAGCGGGTGATCAGCCTCTCACCGGGGCCGTTCCGCTTCGCCTACAACCACTGGCTCCAGGACTGGGAGCTGTGGTCCGTGGGGGAGCTGGTGGACGATCTGATCGTGCAGAACTACGCCTACTCGGTGAAGGGCTTCGCCAAGGACCTCGACCAGCCGGCCCTGGTGAAGGCCAAGGAGTGGGGGATGCCCGTGGAGATCGGCATCCTGGCGGGCTTCGGGGGGCGCACCCCGGCCATGGCCACCATCCGCGAGAAGGTGAAGCTGGCCACCAGCCGCGGCCACGGGGTGATCTATTTCTACTGGGAGGGGCTCTGGGGCGAGCACGCCGGCCCCGAAGGCGCCGCCGCCCGCAAGGCCGCCTTCCGCCGTCTGCACCAGGAGGTCAACGGGCGGCGGCGCTGA